In Betaproteobacteria bacterium, the genomic window TATAATCGACCCATGCCTGTGCCCTCAGCCATCTACGCCGCCATCGTCAATAGCGTCATCAACGCCGTGGCCGACTTGCCGCCGTCTTCCCCAGAGGCGGCCATGATTGCGCTGTCCAGGGCGTTTCCGGCGGATAGCAAGCTTGGCGAACTCACGCCTCCGGTACAGCGGGAACTCCAGATCAACGGCAGTACGCTCTACGCTTCACCTGGCTTGCAATTGCGCGGCCCCAACAACCTGATCTTGATGCCCGGGGCTATCCAGGGGGCCGTGCCCGTTCGTTACCAGCTCGATTTGATGGGCAACGTCCATCGTATCTGGATTCTCACCGCCGCCGAAGTCGCGGCTGCCAAATCCCAGTAATTCCGCCTATGCCTAAAAAGTTGTTCATCCGCACCTTCGGGTGCCAGATGAACGAGTACGATTCGGACAAGATGGCCGACGTGCTCGCCGCTGCCGAAGGGGTGGTCAAGACCGACCGTCCCGAAGACGCAGATATCATCCTCTTCAACACCTGCTCGGTGCGGGAAAAGGCCCAGGAGAAGGTCTTTCACGACCTGGGCCGGGTCAAGCACCTGAAACAGCAGAACCCCGACCTCGTCATCGGCGTTGGCGGCTGCGTCGCCAGCCAGGAGGGCGACGCCATCGTCGCCCGGGCGCCTTACGTGGACGTGGTCTTCGGGCCCCAGACCCTGCACCGTCTCCCCCAGTTGATCGCCGAGCGCAAGGCGAAAGGCAAGGCGGCGGTGGATGTGTCCTTCCCCGAAATCGAAAAGTTCGACGCCATGCCGCCGGCCGAGGTGAAGGGCGCCGCCGCTTTCGTCTCGATCATGGAAGGCTGCTCCAAGTTCTGCACCTTCTGTATCGTGCCCTACACCCGGGGCGGCGAGGTGTCCCGGCCCTTCACCGACATCCTCACCGAAGTCGCCGGTCTGGCGGCCCATGGCGTCAAGGAAGTCACGCTCCTCGGCCAGAACGTCAATGCCTACCGGGGCGACATGGAGGGGAGCGAGGAGAAGGCCGATCTGGCGCTGCTCATCGAGTACATCGCCGAGGTGCCGGGGATCGAACGCATCCGCTACACCACCTCCCACCCGCGGGAGATGACCCAGCGTCTGTTCGACACCTACCTCAAGGTGCCCAAGCTGGTCTCCCATCTGCATCTGCCCGTGCAGGCCGGTTCCGACCGGGTGCTGGCGGCCATGAAGCGGGGCTACACGGCCATCGAGTACAAATCGATCATCCGCAAGCTGCGGGCGGCCCGGCCGGATATCTCCCTCTCGTCCGACTTTATCGTCGGTTTCCCCGGCGAGACCGACGAGGATTTCGAGAAGACCATGAAGCTCATCGAGGAGGTGGGTTTCGACACGTCCTTCAGCTTCATCTACAGCCCCCGTCCCGGCACGCCGGCCCTGGAACTCGCCGACGACACGACCGCCGAGGTCAAGTCCGCCCGCCTGACGCGGCTGCAAAAGCGCATCGAGGAACAGGCCCAGGTCATCAGCCAGGCGATGGTGGGCAGCGTGCAGCGCGTACTGGTGGAAGGCCGGTCGAAAAAGGACGCCAACGAGTTGGCCGGGCGCACCGACAACAACCGGGTGGTCAATTTCGTGGGCGGGTCTGTCAACAGCGCGCGGCTCATCGACACCTTCGTCGATGTCCGCATCACCGGGGCCCTGCCCCACAGCCTGAGGGGCGAGATTGTCCTCCGCGAAAGCTGACAAGCCGGCGCCCAGGAGTCGCCCCGTCGACCTGGCTCTGGCGCCGGTGGACAACACCCTGCTGGCCAACCTGTGCGGTGCCCTGGACGAAAACATCCGCCAGATCGAAACCGCGTTCGACGTCGCCATTGCCCGTCGTGGCGAGCGTTTCACCGTGCGCGGTGACCATGCCCAGCGGGCGGCCCAGGCCATCGAGCATTTCTACGCCCTGGCCCGCCAGCCGCTTTCGGTGGACGATATCCAACTGGGCCTCATCGAGTTGATCAACGCCCCGGTGCGCCGGGTGTCCAGCGGCGAAAGCCCGGTGGACGGACCGCAACTCATCACCAGGAAGGCCGAGCTCCACGGCCGCACGCCGCGGCAGATCGAGTACCTGAAGGCCATCCAGGCCCACGACATCACCTTCGGCATCGGCCCCGCCGGCACCGGCAAGACCTACCTCGCCGTGGCCAGCGCCGTGGATGCCTTCGAACGAGACCTGGTCGAACGCATCATCCTCACCCGTCCGGCGGTGGAGGCCGGCGAGCGCCTCGGTTTCCTGCCCGGCGACCTGGCCCAGAAGGTGGACCCGTATCTGCGACCGCTCTACGACGCCCTCTACGACCTCATGGGCTATGACCGCGTGTCCAAGCTCTACGAAAAGGGCGCCATCGAGATCGCGCCCCTGGCCTTCATGCGCGGCCGCACCCTGAACCACGCCTTCATCATTCTGGATGAAGCCCAGAACACCACGCCGGAACAGATGAAGATGTTCCTCACCCGCATCGGCATTGGTGCCAAGGCCGTGGTCACCGGCGACCTCACCCAGGTGGACCTGCCCAAGGGCCAGAAGAGCGGGCTGCGGGAAGCCCGGGAAATCCTCAAGGAAGTGCGCGGCCTGGCCTTCACCGAATTCCTCAAGGAAGACGTCGTCCGCCACCCCCTGGTGGCGCGCATCGTCGCCGCCTACGAAATCCATGGCAATCAGCAAAAAGCTTAATCTTTCGGTGCAATACGCCTGCAACAAGGAGGGCCTACCCTTGCGGCAAGACCTGCGGCGCTGGGCCCGGGCGGGGCTGATCGGTGGCGGTACGGTGGTCATCCGCTTCGTCGATGCCGACGAGGGCCGCGCCCTCAACCGCGACTATCGGCACAAGGATTACGCCACCAACGTGCTGTCCTTTCCCTACGAATTCGAGCCCGTCGTTGCCGGCGACATGGTCATCTGCCCCGATGTGGTGACCCGGGAAGCGGCGGAGCAGGGCAAGCCGGCCGCCGCCCACTACGCCCACCTGGTGGTGCATGGTATGCTGCACTTGCAGGGCTGGGACCATGACAACGACGACGATGCCGCCGCGATGGAGGCGGAGGAAACACGGATTCTCGCCGGTCTGGGCTTTCCGGACCCATACCGCAGTGAGGGGTAAGGAGTGAGGGGTGAGGAGTGGGCACCTACCTTTGCTCCTCACCCCCCACTCCTCACTCCTCCCAGCCCACCGCGCCATGGAACCTCCTCCCAGTTCGCACAAACCCGGTTTTTTTGAACGGCTCTCCTCCCTGCTCCTGCGCGAGCCGGAGGATCGCGAACAGCTGATGCAGCTCCTGCATTCGGCCTACGAAAAGAACCTG contains:
- a CDS encoding PhoH family protein produces the protein MSSAKADKPAPRSRPVDLALAPVDNTLLANLCGALDENIRQIETAFDVAIARRGERFTVRGDHAQRAAQAIEHFYALARQPLSVDDIQLGLIELINAPVRRVSSGESPVDGPQLITRKAELHGRTPRQIEYLKAIQAHDITFGIGPAGTGKTYLAVASAVDAFERDLVERIILTRPAVEAGERLGFLPGDLAQKVDPYLRPLYDALYDLMGYDRVSKLYEKGAIEIAPLAFMRGRTLNHAFIILDEAQNTTPEQMKMFLTRIGIGAKAVVTGDLTQVDLPKGQKSGLREAREILKEVRGLAFTEFLKEDVVRHPLVARIVAAYEIHGNQQKA
- the miaB gene encoding tRNA (N6-isopentenyl adenosine(37)-C2)-methylthiotransferase MiaB is translated as MPKKLFIRTFGCQMNEYDSDKMADVLAAAEGVVKTDRPEDADIILFNTCSVREKAQEKVFHDLGRVKHLKQQNPDLVIGVGGCVASQEGDAIVARAPYVDVVFGPQTLHRLPQLIAERKAKGKAAVDVSFPEIEKFDAMPPAEVKGAAAFVSIMEGCSKFCTFCIVPYTRGGEVSRPFTDILTEVAGLAAHGVKEVTLLGQNVNAYRGDMEGSEEKADLALLIEYIAEVPGIERIRYTTSHPREMTQRLFDTYLKVPKLVSHLHLPVQAGSDRVLAAMKRGYTAIEYKSIIRKLRAARPDISLSSDFIVGFPGETDEDFEKTMKLIEEVGFDTSFSFIYSPRPGTPALELADDTTAEVKSARLTRLQKRIEEQAQVISQAMVGSVQRVLVEGRSKKDANELAGRTDNNRVVNFVGGSVNSARLIDTFVDVRITGALPHSLRGEIVLRES
- the ybeY gene encoding rRNA maturation RNase YbeY; this encodes MAISKKLNLSVQYACNKEGLPLRQDLRRWARAGLIGGGTVVIRFVDADEGRALNRDYRHKDYATNVLSFPYEFEPVVAGDMVICPDVVTREAAEQGKPAAAHYAHLVVHGMLHLQGWDHDNDDDAAAMEAEETRILAGLGFPDPYRSEG